In one Yarrowia lipolytica chromosome 1A, complete sequence genomic region, the following are encoded:
- a CDS encoding uncharacterized protein (Compare to YALI0A08404g, weakly similar to uniprot|Q6CHL4 Yarrowia lipolytica YALI0A07667g): protein MKTFQVKVDGRFLSPCLVSLNHFASESSTSSVTTERAPLVEGNIKGPFLNSPRTPTTSTTPLLPFQPSDIANAHSTSEHMHHIFPAELTEPIYQQLDLSSLCALSQSCRFYRDDIPETLYEEKLQEACPWFEPQFSHRSSWRECAVEYTRRMRHGAKFAPTLVKGSHSDYQEPPTLAVDEHQFFQEKYYYQTWRRNLETTRYRSKFGIEIDLAPIFEQVGTSGVSKFLFDSRPHVLIAVCLRPDQDPELDLALVIVKYKDSDPILWKFHNAPRCSTYVLGPHVFLNFTTIADDDENDYQFQSEEYMQRNIFYLDRKTREFVSLEHLHIILKSESACRVICFDGLFHEMYLGNYRVTQVTLEKDKRPVVCETNSSVLNPRALLGRHHSFYHLVERDNHNVLNYKYAAMQFKKKRSPFLVDLSTGNCVKGTFVVDCETGEESRLMHLQTVSASGPVFYRFLPRLPGYRRKGASDHQSPSQGLGSQRRDLVGPNPLCRFNERHAETLYRALMTFDDPYLEGQMIATSKAILGLGQELDIWLASRNPPYIPRTTSRPLWHRAMTPFHS, encoded by the coding sequence ATGAAGACTTTTCAAGTCAAAGTCGATGGTCGCTTCCTCTCACCTTGTCTTGTCAGCCTCAATCACTTTGCTTCCGAGTCTTCTACTTCATCAGTCACAACTGAAAGAGCCCCTCTTGTTGAAGGAAATATAAAGGGCCCGTTTCTGAACAGTCCTCgaactccaacaacatcaaccaCGCCCCTTTTACCCTTTCAACCATCAGACATTGCCAACGCACACTCCACCAGTGAACACATGCACCATATCTTTCCCGCAGAGCTCACAGAACCCATCTACCAGCAACTAGACCTATCGTCTCTCTGTGCCCTGTCACAGTCCTGCCGCTTCTACCGAGACGACATTCCAGAGACTCTCTATGAGGAAAAGCTGCAGGAGGCGTGTCCCTGGTTTGAACCCCAGTTCTCTCATCGCTCCTCCTGGAGAGAGTGTGCGGTGGAGTACACTCGGCGTATGAGACACGGGGCCAAGTTCGCTCCAACTCTGGTAAAGGGGTCCCATAGCGACTACCAGGAACCACCAACATTGGCCGTAGATGAGCACCAATTTTTCCAGGAAAAGTACTATTATCAAACCTGGCGCCGAAATCTTGAAACCACCCGCTACAGGAGCAAATTTGGAATCGAGATCGACCTCGCTCCCATCTTTGAACAAGTTGGAACCTCTGGTGTCTCCAAATTCTTGTTCGACTCGCGCCCACACGTGCTCATTGCTGTCTGCCTCCGTCCAGACCAGGACCCGGAACTAGACCTGGCCCTGGTCATTGTCAAATACAAGGATTCCGACCCCATCTTGTGGAAGTTCCACAACGCACCACGCTGCTCAACCTATGTCCTGGGTCCCCATGTTTTCCTCAACTTTACAACCATAgctgacgacgacgaaaacgACTATCAATTTCAGTCAGAAGAATACATGCAGAGGAACATCTTCTACTTGGACAGAAAAACGAGAgagtttgtgtctctcGAGCACCTCCATATCATTCTAAAGAGCGAATCAGCATGCAGAGTGATTTGCTTCGACGGGCTGTTCCACGAAATGTACCTTGGCAACTACCGCGTCACCCAAGTCACCCTGGAGAAAGATAAGCGACCGGTAGTGTGCGAAACCAACTCTTCTGTTCTCAACCCACGTGCTCTTCTAGGAAGACACCACTCTTTTTATCATCTTGTTGAGCGGGATAATCACAATGTCttgaactacaagtatgctGCCATGCAAttcaagaaaaaaagatcCCCATTCTTGGTCGATCTTAGTACTGGAAATTGTGTCAAGGGTACGTTTGTTGTTGATTGTGAAACAGGAGAAGAAAGCCGTTTAATGCATCTACAAACTGTCTCTGCTAGTGGCCCGGTCTTTTACAGATTCCTGCCTCGTCTACCTGGATATCGCCGGAAAGGTGCTTCAGATCACCAGTCGCCGTCTCAGGGACTTGGATCGCAGCGACGGGATCTGGTTGGTCCTAACCCTCTGTGTCGGTTTAATGAAAGACATGCCGAGACCCTGTACCGAGCTTTGATGACTTTCGATGATCCATACCTGGAAGGGCAAATGATTGCAACGTCAAAAGCGATACTGGGATTGGGGCAAGAATTGGACATCTGGCTAGCAAGTCGCAATCCCCCTTACATTCCACGTACAACAAGTAGACCTCTTTGGCATCGTGCAATGACACCTTTTCATAGTTGA
- a CDS encoding uncharacterized protein (Compare to YALI0A08426g, similar to Saccharomyces cerevisiae POL3 (YDL102W); ancestral locus Anc_2.351, similar to uniprot|P15436 Saccharomyces cerevisiae YDL102w CDC2 DNA-directed DNA polymerase delta catalytic 125 KD subunit): MPSMEVDMNVKRTGDDVAAMETKKIKSVTKEPNPTDFEEELILLTQASDAEKGAVVSDDQVWPRPEWKEFDPQTTDISFQQIDAEEASVNGHAVVRLFGVTKEGHTILCNIRGFCHYFYAPVPVGFKAENLSTLKSAIANTVPDALERLEVCERESFWGYNGGAKAKFFKIFATNPKLIPKLRSAFENGNLNFPSSHAQVGMLFANGCTSFDNIPYVLRCMIDCHISGMSWVTLPKGKYTIETQSLVSRCQREINISYKDLIAHPADGEWSDIAPLRVLSFDIECAGRKGVFPDPKIDPIIQIANVVSRQGDTRPFVRNVFTLNTCSPIAGAQVLEHESEGDMLMRWKQFVNEVDPDVIIGYNTTNFDFPYLIDRAKTLKLTDFPYFGRLTHIQNVLRDSTFSSKAYGTRESKVLNIDGRTQLDLLQFIQREYKLRTYTLNAVSAHFLKEQKEDVHHSIITDLQNGNADTRRRLAVYCLKDAYLPQRLMDKLMCLINYTEMARVTGVPFSFLLSRGQQIKVISQLFRKALEVGMVIPNLKQDGSSEEQYEGATVIEPERGYYDIPIATLDFSSLYPSIMMAHNLCYTTLLDKATVERLDLKLDEDYHRTPNGDLFVNQKTRKGILPIVLEELLSARKKAKADLKKETDPFKKAVLDGRQLALKISANSVYGFTGATVGKLPCLAISSSVTAYGRDMIQFTKEQVENKYTKANGYPENAKVIYGDTDSVMVKFGVPDLKTAMDMGLEAAEYVSEMFLKPIKLEFEKVYFPYLLINKKRYAGLYWTNPEKFDKMDTKGIETVRRDNCRLVQNVIETVLRKILMDRDVEGAQAYVKTMVANLLQNKVDLSQLVITKQLSRQDYAAKQAHVELAERMRKRDAGSAPALGDRVAYVIIKGAVGGKNYEKSEDPSYVLENNIPIDTKYYLENQLQKPLQRIFDPILGERKSAQLMTGAHTRTITVAAPSTGGLMKFAVKTEMCKGCRTPLRGKWAKGAVCENCVDKAGALYQQALGQLSELEVKFGKLWTECQRCQGSLHQDILCTSRDCPIFFMRRRVQKDIQSSVAELSKFDVQDW, encoded by the coding sequence ATGCCGTCAATGGAAGTGGACATGAACGTCAAGCGAACGGGCGACGACGTGGCCGCCAtggagaccaagaaaaTCAAATCGGTCACGAAAGAGCCCAATCCCACCGACTTTGAAGAGGAGCTGATTCTGCTGACCCAGGCCTCAGACGCCGAAAAGGGAGCTGTCGTGTCGGACGACCAGGTGTGGCCCCGGCCTGAATGGAAGGAATTCGATCCTCAGACAACCGACATTTCCTTCCAGCAGATCGACGCGGAAGAGGCGTCGGTGAACGGACACGCCGTGGTGCGTCTGTTTGGAGTCACAAAGGAGGGACATACAATTCTGTGCAACATCCGCGGCTTTTGCCACTACTTTTACGCTCCTGTCCCCGTTGGGTTCAAGGCCGAAAACCTCAGCACTCTCAAATCTGCCATTGCAAACACCGTTCCCGACGCCCTGGAACGCCTGGAGGTCTGTGAAAGAGAATCTTTCTGGGGATACAACGGAGGagccaaggccaagttcTTTAAGATCTTCGCCACCAACCCAAAACTAATCCCTAAGCTACGATCTGCTTTTGAGAACGGAAACCTCAACTTCCCCTCGTCACACGCCCAAGTCGGAATGCTGTTTGCCAACGGATGCACCTCCTTCGACAACATTCCCTACGTGTTGAGATGTATGATCGACTGTCACATTAGTGGTATGAGTTGGGTCACGCTGCCCAAGGGCAAATACACCATTGAAACCCAGTCGCTCGTGTCTCGATGTCAGCGAGAAATCAACATCTCCTACAAAGATCTCATCGCGCATCCTGCCGACGGCGAATGGAGTGACATTGCCCCCCTGCGAGTGCTCTCGTTTGATATCGAGTGTGCCGGCAGAAAGGGTGTATTCCCAGACCCCAAAATCGACCCCATTATCCAGATTGCAAACGTCGTGTCTCGACAGGGAGACACTCGTCCGTTTGTACGAAACGTTTTCACTCTCAACACGTGTTCCCCAATTGCAGGAGCCCAGGTGCTGGAGCACGAGAGCGAAGGAGATATGCTGATGCGATGGAAGCAGTTTGTCAACGAGGTGGATCCAGACGTGATTATCGGTTACAACACAACCAACTTCGATTTTCCCTATCTCATCGACCGCGCAAAGACTTTGAAACTCACAGACTTCCCCTACTTTGGCCGGTTGACGCATATTCAAAATGTCCTTCGAGACTCCACCTTCTCTTCCAAGGCGTACGGAACACGAGAGTCCAAGGTGCTCAACATTGATGGACGAACGCAGCTGGATCTTCTGCAGTTTATTCAGCGAGAGTACAAGCTGCGAACGTACACTCTGAACGCTGTGTCTGCTCACTTTCTAAAGGAGCAGAAGGAAGATGTGCACCACTCTATCATTACAGATTTGCAAAATGGAAACGCAGACACCCGTCGACGTCTGGCGGTCTACTGTTTGAAGGATGCCTATCTGCCTCAGCGACTCATGGACAAGCTCATGTGTCTTATTAACTACACGGAGATGGCTCGTGTCACTGGAGTCCCGTTCTCCTTCCTTCTTTCTCGAGGTCAGCAGATCAAGGTTATTTCGCAGCTGTTCCGAAAGGCCCTGGAAGTCGGAATGGTCATTCCCAACTTGAAACAGGACGGCTCTTCCGAAGAACAGTATGAGGGAGCCACGGTTATTGAGCCTGAGCGAGGATACTACGATATCCCCATTGCCACTCTCGACTTCTCGTCTCTATACCCTTCCATTATGATGGCCCATAACCTCTGTTACACCACTCTACTGGATAAGGCTACCGTTGAGCGTCTGGACCTCAAGCTTGACGAAGACTACCACCGAACCCCCAACGGAGACCTGTTTGTCAACCAGAAGACCCGAAAGGGTATTCTTCCCATTGTTCTAGAAGAGCTTCTGAGTGCCCGtaagaaggccaaggccgacttgaagaaggagaccgACCccttcaagaaggccgTGCTGGACGGTCGTCAGCTGGCTCTGAAGATCTCAGCCAATTCTGTCTACGGATTTACCGGTGCCACGGTTGGTAAGCTTCCCTGTCTTGccatctcttcttccgTCACTGCGTACGGTCGAGATATGATCCAGttcaccaaggagcaggtggagaacaagtacaccaaggccaacgGTTACCCCGAGAACGCCAAGGTCATTTATGGTGATACTGATTCTGTTATGGTCAAGTTTGGAGTGCCAGATCTCAAGACTGCTATGGATATGGGTCTGGAAGCCGCCGAATACGTGTCCGAGATGTTCCTCAAGCCCATCAAGCTGGAATTCGAAAAGGTCTATTTCCCCTATCTTTTGATTAACAAGAAGCGATATGCTGGTCTGTACTGGACCAACCCCGAGAAGTTTGACAAGATGGACACCAAAGGTATCGAGACAGTTCGTCGAGACAACTGTCGTCTGGTGCAGAACGTGATTGAGACTGTTTTGCGAAAGATTCTCATGGATCGAGACGTGGAGGGTGCCCAGGCTTACGTCAAGACCATGGTTGCCAATCTGTTGCAGAACAAGGTGGATTTGTCGCAGTTGGTCATCACTAAACAGCTCTCTCGGCAGGACTACGCTGCTAAGCAGGCCCATGTGGAGCTGGCTGAGCGTATGCGAAAGCGAGACGCAGGCTCTGCCCCTGCGCTGGGTGACCGAGTTGCCTACGTTATCATCAAGGGTGCTGTTGGAGGCAAGAACTACGAGAAGTCTGAAGACCCATCGTACGTGCTGGAAAACAACATTCCCATCGACACAAAGTACTACCTTGAGAACCAGCTGCAGAAGCCTCTCCAGCGTATTTTCGACCCCATTCTCGGCGAGCGTAAGTCTGCTCAGCTCATGACTGGTGCGCATACACGTACCATCACTGTTGCTGCTCCTTCAACCGGTGGACTGATGAAGTTTGCCGTCAAGACGGAAATGTGCAAGGGTTGTCGAACGCCTCTTCGAGGCAAATGGGCCAAGGGTGCTGTCTGTGAGAACTGTGTTGACAAGGCCGGAGCTTTGTACCAGCAGGCATTGGGTCAATTGAGTGAGTTGGAGGTCAAGTTTGGAAAGCTGTGGACCGAGTGTCAGCGATGTCAGGGTTCGCTTCACCAGGACATTCTCTGTACTTCCAGAGACTGTCCCATTTTCTTCATGCGACGACGAGTGCAGAAGGATATCCAGAGCAGTGTGGCCGAACTGAGCAAGTTTGACGTTCAAGATTGGTAG
- a CDS encoding uncharacterized protein (Compare to YALI0A08448g, similar to uniprot|P53860 Saccharomyces cerevisiae YNL231c PDR16 protein involved in lipid biosynthesis and multidrug resistance), producing MAAHFDPPEYPCKKSTLPPRPKLTGEQEGKYKQVLQFLQEKTEFPTSEKGAEKNSGPMEPLTDEEKAWLSEECILRYLRATKWNVADAQKRLLSTLGWRREFGVERTRSNTITADRVAVENESGKELIFGFDNDSRPCLALRNGRQNTEASHRQVEHMFFMLERAIDYMPPGQEQLALLIDFKAHTKLGKKVPSMTTGRQVLHILQTHYPERLGKALLTNLPWIAWTFMKIIHPFIDPTTREKLVFTKPFPDYVPKEQLEKEYGGDVDFEYQHAKYWPKMNEIADKKHAAFMAQYHKLGGGIGLSEEKMRQPLDADDQATLVGGMKKLSV from the coding sequence ATGGCCGCCCATTTCGATCCCCCGGAGTACCCCTGCAAAAAGTCGACCTTGCCGCCCCGTCCCAAGCTCACCGGCGAGCAGGAGGGCAAGTACAAACAGGTGCTCCAGTTTTtgcaggagaagacggagtTTCCAACCTCGGAAAAGGGCGCGGAGAAAAACAGCGGGCCCATGGAGCCGCTGACAGACGAGGAAAAGGCGTGGCTGTCGGAGGAGTGCATTTTGCGGTACCTCCGGGCCACAAAGTGGAACGTTGCGGACGCGCAGAAGAGACTGCTATCTACGCTCGGCTGGAGACGTGAATTTGGAGTGGAGCGAACCCGATCCAACACAATTACCGCAGACCGAGTTGCTGTAGAGAACGAGAGCGGAAAGGAGTTGATTTTCGGCTTTGACAACGACTCGCGGCCGTGCTTGGCCCTCAGAAACGGCCGCCAGAACACCGAGGCGTCGCACAGACAGGTGGAACACATGTTTTTCATGCTGGAACGAGCAATCGACTACATGCCTCCCGgacaggagcagctggcTCTGCTGATCGACTTCAAGGCCCACACCAAGCTCGGCAAGAAGGTGCCCTCCATGACCACCGGACGACAGGTGCTTCACATTCTGCAGACACACTACCCCGAGCGTCTAGGCAAGGCTCTGCTGACCAACCTGCCCTGGATCGCCTGGACCTTTATGAAGATCATCCACCCCTTCATTGATCCCACCACTCGAGAGAAGCTGGTTTTCACCAAGCCCTTCCCCGACTACGTGCccaaggagcagctggagaaggagtacGGAGGAGACGTGGACTTTGAGTACCAGCATGCCAAGTACTGGCCCAAGATGAATGAGATTGCCGACAAGAAGCACGCCGCTTTCATGGCGCAATACCACAAGCTTGGAGGAGGCATCGGACTCAgtgaggagaagatgcgACAGCCTCTGGATGCTGACGACCAGGCCACTTTGGTGGGAGGAATGAAGAAGCTGTCCGTTTAA